The following nucleotide sequence is from Paracrocinitomix mangrovi.
TCGATACGTCCTCCATTACGACATCCCACAAACGTTGGAAGCATATTTTCAAGAAGCCGGAAGAGCCGGAAGAGATGAGCAATTAGCAGAAGCTTATTTATTCTATGAACCAGCTGATTTAAAGAAACTTGAAGAAAATGTTAAACTCAAATATCCCGAACTGAGTGTTATTAAAACAACCTACAATGCTCTTGGTAACTATCTTCAACTGGCTATAGGATCAGGAAAAGAAGAAGTATTTCCTATTGATATACTTGACTTAGCAGATAGGTTTAACCTGGAACTTTTAACCACTTTCAACGCTTTAAAATTTCTAGAAATAGCCGGCTACATTAGTCTTTCAGAAGACTACAACACTCCGTCTAGAATAAAGATACTTGTTGACAAAACCCAGCTTTATCAAGAACAGGTAAGAGATCCTAAAACAAACGTAATCATTCAATTCTTGCTCAGAACTCAAATGGGAATTTTTGAAGATCACCTGGCGATCAACGAAGCTGTGATTTCAAAACATACAAAACTTGGTTTAAAAGAAGTAAAAGACATCTTAAACACCTTGGATAAAAAAGGAACCATCTCTTATTTACCTAAAAATGAAGGCACTTATATAACCTATTTAACAGAAAGACTAGACATAACAAATTTATCTCTTCCTTATGAAAATTATAACAAGCGAAAAGAGATAGCATTAGAGAAGTTAAAAGCAATGGAATCATTTTTGACATCCAACCAATGCTTTCAAAAGCAACTTATGCTGTATTTTGGAGAGGAAACAAATCAAGATTGCGGCAAGTGTTTGAATTGTAAAAAATCAACCCCTTACAATGTTGATATACAAGATTCTGTATACAAATACATAAATAATCAGTTTAACATATCAGATCGTATAAAAATTGAAGAAATAGTAGGTCAATTTGAAATCTCAATGAGGGATGAAGTCATGCAAATAATTCGCTGGATGATTGATCATGAAATGGCAATTGCAGATGAATTAGGAAAAGAGCTAATCAAACCCTAAAAATCTCCATCCTGAATAATAAAGGTACAGGTCTGTAATCTTTGTCT
It contains:
- a CDS encoding RecQ family ATP-dependent DNA helicase, with product MNESLEILKKYWGFDSFRKKQDQIINSVIEKKDTLALLPTGGGKSICYQVPGLQLDGVCIVISPLIALMQDQVDQLKRRNIKAVAISSAMSQKEIDIALDNAIYGNTKFLYISPERIGSRLFQVRLERMNISLIAVDEAHCISEWGYDFRPAYLNIKEIRKLKVGVPILALTATATPEVVKDIQEKLEFPSENVIQDSFTRDNLTYNVKCSNNKLNNITEYLSNHIDETGIIYCSTRKEVKNLCKNLIDKGYNTTFYHGGLDYKIRQQRQEDWISDKSRIMVCTNAFGMGIDKPNVRYVLHYDIPQTLEAYFQEAGRAGRDEQLAEAYLFYEPADLKKLEENVKLKYPELSVIKTTYNALGNYLQLAIGSGKEEVFPIDILDLADRFNLELLTTFNALKFLEIAGYISLSEDYNTPSRIKILVDKTQLYQEQVRDPKTNVIIQFLLRTQMGIFEDHLAINEAVISKHTKLGLKEVKDILNTLDKKGTISYLPKNEGTYITYLTERLDITNLSLPYENYNKRKEIALEKLKAMESFLTSNQCFQKQLMLYFGEETNQDCGKCLNCKKSTPYNVDIQDSVYKYINNQFNISDRIKIEEIVGQFEISMRDEVMQIIRWMIDHEMAIADELGKELIKP